The Dehalococcoidales bacterium DNA segment TCGTGCAAGAAATAGAACGAACACCCAAACCTTTTCTTTTTGACATCGACTGTGCTAATCCAGGCATATTGATTGGCCGCGCCGGACAAACCCTGGACAGCCTGCAATACCTATTGCGTACTATGATAAGTCATAAACTCGACGAGGATATTCCACCAATTGTAGTTGATGTGAGCGGTTATAAACAGCGTCGCTATAAGTATCTTAAAGATCTTGCCGTCAAGGTTGCAAACCAGGTTGCTGAGACTGGGGAACCACTAGCCCTTGAGCCAATGTCGGCTTACGAGCGGCGTATTGTTCATACGGCACTTAATGACGATAATCGGGTCATCACTGAAAGCACCGGATTTGAAGATGGTCGTAAAGTGGTGATTAAACCAGCAAATTAACGGCGTTTTGAAGGGCAGCCCCGAATTATGTTACCCTCAATCCCACTCTGAAAACATCTGAGCGGGATTGATTATTAGAAAGGAAGTCATATGGGTCAGGTTTTTCAACCGGTAGATACCAGGATAAATTTCCCCAACCAGGAGGAAGATATCCTTAAGTTCTGGAAAAACCAGAATATATTTGAAAAAAGTATCTCCAGCCGCAAGGGCGGGAAGCGTTTTGTATTTTACGAAGGTCCGCCCACTGCCAACGGAAATCCAGGCATACACCATGTGATATCCCGAGTGTTCAAGGATGTTGTTCCGAGGTATAAAACCATGCAAGGTTATTATGTACCTCGGATAGGGGGTTGGGACACTCACGGTCTTCCGGTCGAGCTTGAAGTTGAAAAGGAGCTGGGTTTTACCTCAAAGACAGATATAGAAAATTACGGAATAGCTCGCTTTAACGCCAAATGCCGCGAGTCGGTGTTTAAATACCTCAAAGAATGGAACGCTTTCACCGATCGTATAGCCTTCTGGGTTGACCTGGATAGTGCTTATATCACCATGAAGAACAGTTATATTGAAAGCTGCTGGTGGGCGATAAAAAAGATGTGGGATGATGGCCTTGTATACAGAGGATATAAGACTGCTGCCCATTGTCCCCGGTGCGGCACTTCTTTAAGCTCTCATGAAGTTGCTCAAGGATACGATGATAACACAACCGACCCTTCGGTTTACATAAAGTTTAGATTAACAAAAGAAAGTCTACCAAAACTCGGTATTAATCTGGATGGTAACAAGTCGGTCTATTTGCTAGCCTGGACTACTACTCCATGGACATTGCCCGG contains these protein-coding regions:
- a CDS encoding KH domain-containing protein, with product MAEEIQINEQLIIEIQKIIEELLDKMGIVAAAEYKEDAIVQEIERTPKPFLFDIDCANPGILIGRAGQTLDSLQYLLRTMISHKLDEDIPPIVVDVSGYKQRRYKYLKDLAVKVANQVAETGEPLALEPMSAYERRIVHTALNDDNRVITESTGFEDGRKVVIKPAN